The Rhodospirillales bacterium genome has a window encoding:
- a CDS encoding DUF2791 family P-loop domain-containing protein gives MTVAISKVDARRLISILLNSPIAPGRYSHFINVGTEDIIDALGENYFCGYLADGIGCFKYLEGDYGSGKTQFINSLAQRAASNDVVTALVTVGTECPFNSPAAIFRAIMQSFQPPSPADADTADAKGIEVLIDSWISTRIRQHGAEPGSDVPDLVQRRIEDQLGGLWKGAPDTQMASALKELSKRLLKTNCGATEAVADSELISWVRGDNVRSTGLKAMGLFEPARDDNAFRRLKTVITFLRTRMAYRGFLIAFDEGTRTSSFRRGSVKQKQAIENLLTMINQNAEGEFGGVMFLYAATPDFRSEVISTYRALQDRIGTVAFSRGSPQVPLINIEEANSEDVIFQIGDRLLTVFAKAYDVEWDQSLQRANMKAIVEAQKDRLFETPKPRFFVYQYCRFLNGQREAQRAISNEQANDFVNDNEPPLEGEAA, from the coding sequence ATGACAGTCGCTATTTCAAAAGTGGACGCACGCCGTCTCATAAGTATCCTTCTGAACTCTCCTATCGCACCAGGACGCTATTCCCACTTTATCAACGTCGGGACAGAGGACATCATTGATGCGCTCGGTGAGAACTATTTCTGCGGCTATCTCGCCGATGGCATCGGATGCTTCAAGTACCTGGAAGGGGACTATGGCAGCGGAAAGACGCAGTTCATCAACAGTCTCGCTCAGCGCGCGGCCAGTAACGATGTCGTAACTGCTCTTGTGACCGTTGGCACTGAATGTCCGTTCAACTCCCCGGCGGCCATCTTCCGGGCCATCATGCAATCCTTCCAGCCTCCTTCTCCTGCCGACGCGGACACTGCAGATGCGAAGGGAATCGAGGTGCTGATTGACAGCTGGATCAGCACGCGCATTCGCCAGCATGGCGCAGAGCCGGGGTCCGACGTTCCTGACCTTGTCCAGCGCCGGATTGAGGACCAGCTCGGGGGTCTGTGGAAGGGGGCGCCGGATACGCAGATGGCCTCGGCGTTGAAGGAGCTCAGCAAGCGTCTCCTGAAGACAAACTGCGGTGCAACGGAGGCGGTGGCCGATAGCGAACTCATTTCATGGGTCAGGGGCGATAATGTTCGCTCGACGGGGCTGAAGGCGATGGGCCTCTTCGAACCGGCACGAGATGACAATGCCTTTCGTCGGCTAAAGACGGTCATCACTTTCCTTCGGACTCGGATGGCTTATCGCGGCTTCCTGATCGCGTTCGATGAGGGAACTCGCACGTCTTCCTTTAGGAGAGGGTCTGTCAAGCAAAAGCAGGCAATTGAGAACCTCCTCACGATGATCAACCAGAACGCGGAAGGCGAGTTTGGTGGCGTGATGTTCTTATACGCTGCCACACCCGATTTTCGGTCAGAGGTGATCAGTACATATCGAGCGTTGCAGGATCGCATCGGGACGGTAGCGTTTTCGCGTGGGAGCCCGCAGGTACCATTGATCAACATCGAAGAAGCGAACTCTGAAGATGTAATTTTTCAGATCGGTGATCGACTTCTAACAGTCTTCGCCAAGGCGTATGATGTTGAGTGGGACCAAAGTCTCCAGAGAGCGAATATGAAGGCGATCGTCGAGGCGCAGAAAGACCGCCTATTCGAGACCCCAAAGCCGCGTTTCTTTGTTTACCAGTACTG
- a CDS encoding DUF502 domain-containing protein: MDQGSESHDRPRRSFWARLRNYFITGIIVVAPIALTIYLVTLVVGFIDESILPLLGERYNPETYLPFAVPGIGVLIFVIAITLIGWIATGLVGRTVVRVGENLLDRMPVIRSVYSALKQIFETVLAQNSRAFRDVVLIPYPRQGCWAIGFVTGTTRGEVKDTIQDEVVNVFLPTTPNPTSGYLLFLPKKDVIFLRMNVEQGIKLVISGGVVTPDVASDRPDGDVTPAPGGRAG; this comes from the coding sequence ATGGATCAAGGCAGCGAATCGCACGACCGACCGAGGCGCAGCTTCTGGGCGCGCCTCAGGAACTACTTCATCACCGGCATCATCGTCGTCGCGCCGATCGCGCTGACGATCTACCTTGTGACGCTGGTCGTCGGCTTCATTGACGAGAGCATCCTCCCGTTGCTCGGCGAGCGGTACAACCCGGAGACCTACCTGCCGTTCGCGGTGCCCGGTATCGGGGTCCTGATCTTCGTCATCGCGATCACGCTGATCGGCTGGATTGCCACAGGCCTGGTGGGGCGCACGGTTGTGCGCGTGGGCGAAAACCTGCTCGACCGCATGCCGGTCATCCGTTCGGTCTACTCGGCGCTCAAGCAGATCTTCGAGACCGTCCTTGCGCAGAACTCCCGGGCGTTTCGCGATGTCGTCCTGATCCCCTATCCGCGCCAGGGATGCTGGGCGATCGGGTTTGTGACCGGCACCACCAGGGGCGAGGTAAAGGACACCATCCAGGACGAGGTGGTCAATGTCTTCCTGCCGACCACGCCGAATCCCACGTCGGGTTACCTGCTGTTTCTGCCGAAGAAGGACGTGATATTTCTCAGGATGAACGTCGAGCAGGGGATCAAGCTGGTAATTTCCGGCGGCGTGGTGACACCCGATGTTGCCTCCGACAGGCCCGACGGTGACGTCACGCCGGCCCCCGGAGGCCGGGCAGGGTAA
- the recG gene encoding ATP-dependent DNA helicase RecG, producing the protein MRPEILFPLFTPVTGLDGVGPRLARLVEKVAGPRIVDLLWHLPTGIIERTMVPDLGSAIPDGIVTVSVTVGEHRKPHNRRQPYRIACHDDTSLLTLVFFHAREDYLTRLLPVGTVQIVSGKLERYGDDLQMVHPDHVVTPDKVRDLPQIEPVYPLTEGLTLKVLRKAVAGTLSRLIKLPEWIDRAWLEKQGWSPWDEAVRQAHAPRDRLDLERNALPRARLAFDELLANQLALALVRASQKKARGRPVKGNGALLERVERALPFSMTGSQRMAVAEILGDMATDERMLRLLQGDVGSGKTLVALMAMLNAVETGCQAALLAPTELLARQHHATLSRMVKAAGVEVVLLTGRDKGKARAEKLERLAAGRAQITVGTHALIQGDVAFHDLALVVIDEQHRFGVHQRLALTGKGQGVHVLVMTATPIPRTLQMTAYGDLDVSRLTEKPAGRKPVETRAMPLDRLGEVIQGVARAIGRGDRVYWLCPLVEESEVGDLATAEERHKALSITFGDRVGLIHGRMKGREKDAVMERFVAGDLDILVATTVIEVGVDVPDATIMVIEHAERFGLAQLHQLRGRVGRGDRPSSCLLLYAQPLGEMARSRINILRQSEDGFEIAEEDLRLRGAGELLGTRQSGFPQFRISDVIAQADLLAAARDDARLILARDPELSDERGKALRVLLYLFERDAAVRLLRSG; encoded by the coding sequence ATGCGGCCCGAGATTCTCTTTCCGCTCTTTACGCCTGTGACCGGGCTCGACGGGGTCGGGCCGCGTCTCGCCAGGCTGGTCGAAAAGGTCGCCGGTCCCAGGATCGTCGATCTGCTGTGGCATCTGCCCACCGGCATCATCGAGCGAACCATGGTGCCTGACCTCGGAAGCGCCATACCGGATGGCATCGTGACGGTATCGGTGACGGTCGGCGAGCATCGCAAACCGCACAACAGACGCCAACCCTATCGCATCGCCTGCCACGACGACACCAGCCTTCTGACCCTGGTGTTCTTCCACGCCCGTGAGGACTACCTCACCAGGCTCCTCCCCGTCGGCACGGTACAGATCGTCAGCGGCAAGCTGGAGCGTTACGGCGACGATCTTCAGATGGTCCATCCCGACCATGTCGTGACGCCCGACAAGGTCCGTGATCTGCCGCAGATCGAACCGGTCTACCCGTTGACCGAAGGCCTGACGCTGAAGGTCCTGCGCAAAGCCGTTGCCGGCACGCTCAGCCGGTTGATCAAACTGCCGGAGTGGATCGATCGCGCCTGGCTCGAGAAACAGGGCTGGAGCCCGTGGGACGAGGCCGTGCGCCAGGCCCACGCGCCGCGTGACAGGCTCGATCTGGAGCGCAACGCCCTGCCGCGTGCACGCCTGGCCTTCGACGAGCTTCTGGCCAACCAGCTTGCCCTGGCCCTGGTAAGGGCTTCACAGAAGAAGGCACGCGGCCGGCCCGTGAAGGGCAACGGTGCCCTGCTCGAACGGGTTGAACGTGCCCTGCCCTTCTCGATGACCGGATCGCAGCGCATGGCAGTGGCCGAGATCCTCGGTGATATGGCCACGGACGAACGCATGCTGCGCCTTCTCCAGGGCGATGTCGGAAGCGGCAAGACACTGGTCGCGCTGATGGCCATGCTCAATGCGGTCGAGACCGGGTGCCAGGCAGCTCTGCTCGCGCCGACGGAGCTCCTGGCGCGGCAGCACCATGCGACTCTCAGCAGGATGGTCAAGGCCGCGGGTGTCGAGGTCGTTCTGCTGACCGGTCGCGACAAGGGCAAGGCCCGCGCCGAAAAGCTGGAGCGGCTTGCCGCCGGGCGCGCGCAGATCACCGTGGGCACCCATGCGCTGATTCAGGGTGATGTCGCCTTCCACGATCTTGCGCTGGTGGTGATCGACGAACAGCACCGTTTCGGTGTCCACCAGAGACTGGCTCTGACCGGCAAGGGACAGGGCGTCCACGTGCTGGTCATGACCGCCACGCCGATCCCGCGCACGCTGCAGATGACTGCCTATGGCGATCTCGACGTCTCCAGGCTTACAGAGAAGCCGGCAGGCCGGAAGCCTGTCGAAACTCGCGCCATGCCGCTCGATCGCCTGGGTGAGGTCATCCAGGGCGTAGCGCGCGCCATCGGGCGCGGCGACCGCGTTTACTGGCTCTGCCCCCTTGTCGAGGAGAGCGAGGTCGGCGACCTCGCCACCGCCGAGGAACGACACAAGGCGCTCTCGATCACCTTCGGGGATCGCGTCGGGCTCATTCACGGCCGCATGAAGGGGCGCGAAAAGGATGCCGTGATGGAGAGGTTCGTTGCCGGCGACCTCGACATCCTCGTAGCCACAACGGTGATCGAGGTCGGCGTCGACGTGCCCGATGCGACCATCATGGTGATCGAGCATGCCGAACGTTTCGGTCTGGCCCAGCTCCATCAGCTGCGCGGGCGCGTGGGACGTGGAGACCGACCGTCGAGCTGTCTTCTGCTCTACGCCCAGCCGCTCGGCGAGATGGCGCGCTCGCGTATCAACATTCTGCGCCAGAGCGAGGACGGCTTCGAGATCGCCGAAGAAGATCTGCGTCTGCGCGGTGCCGGCGAGCTCCTGGGCACGCGTCAGAGCGGGTTTCCGCAGTTCCGAATCTCCGATGTGATCGCGCAGGCCGATCTGCTGGCCGCCGCGCGGGACGATGCACGGCTGATCCTGGCGCGCGATCCCGAATTGTCGGACGAACGTGGCAAGGCCCTGCGGGTGCTGCTTTATCTCTTCGAACGGGATGCGGCCGTCAGACTGTTGCGCTCGGGCTGA
- a CDS encoding succinate dehydrogenase assembly factor 2 — protein sequence MILEIRHRTIKRLRYRAWHRGTRELDLLIGRFADAHLEALDDGQLHRFELLLNQSDPDMYDWILERRIAPPVQQCDVLSLLIAFNKT from the coding sequence ATGATTCTCGAGATCAGGCACCGGACGATCAAGCGCCTGCGCTACCGCGCCTGGCATCGCGGTACGCGGGAGCTCGACCTTCTGATCGGGCGTTTCGCCGATGCGCACCTGGAGGCGCTCGACGACGGCCAGCTTCACCGTTTCGAGCTCTTGCTCAATCAGTCCGATCCCGACATGTACGACTGGATTCTCGAGCGGCGCATTGCGCCACCGGTGCAGCAGTGTGACGTTCTTTCGCTCCTGATTGCGTTTAACAAGACGTGA
- the mfd gene encoding transcription-repair coupling factor yields MKTIGQRLSSSARNVICGAPEGVDVTVLATLVRESPERDIVVVLRTAERAQRLADALGFFAPETPVVSFPAWDCLPYDRVSPHPTIAGERLAVMGDLCERPAGEGTLVLTTAGAMVQRVPPPDAIGPLRKRLNVSEETDTQDLVRRLVAMGYHRVSTVMEPGDVSLRGDIMDIYPPGAAEPARIEFFGDEIERIRNFDPLSQRSSGKRDSVVLDPASEALLDEDSINRFRAGWRELFGIGTTDDPVYEAVAAGARHPGMEHWLGLFHSRLEPFLAYLDDPLVVLDHRVIEARDTRLETVRDHFGHRREDVGVGMADGAPTYHAVEPERLYLTELAWDNMLADKTVVELSPFSEPPSGEVNVLEAGGRQGHEFSAERQQSNVNLFDAVVGHVREHHADNRRVVVSGLSVGSRNRLARLLNEHGIDHVEQIATVEGLEGLDRSKVAAAVTGLERGFVSHDLALITEQDILGDRIARTSRRRTRRDTERFLEEASQLSEGDIIVHVEHGIGRFDGLQTLRLGEAPHDCLRLVYDGDDKLFVPVENVDVLSRYGSHDTVVQLDRLGGASWQSRRARLKERITEMAGELLKVAAERKTRPGPAMRATHGLYQEFAARFPFQETDDQEKAIEEVIDDLGSGRAMDRLICGDVGFGKTEVALRAAFVAVMEGFQVAVVVPTTLLARQHHATFAGRFEGLPVELRQLSRFVTTKEAHETRNLLESGKVDIVVGTHALLARDVSFRNMGLLIIDEEQHFGVAHKERLKQMKANVHVLTLTATPIPRTLQMSLIGVKDLSLIATAPVDRLAVRTFVGPFDSVTVREAIRREQLRGGQAYFVCPRIADLQRVHKQLEELIPEARFAVAHGQMASTELEKIMGAFYDGEVDVLISTTIVESGLDIPNVNTMVVYRADMFGLAQLYQLRGRIGRSRTRAYAYLTLPPGKRVTQTAHRRLEVLSRLDTLGAGFSLASHDLDIRGAGNLLGTEQSGHIREVGIELYQQMLEEAVQALRAEREGVAPHAAHTWSPEVAVGSAVLIPDNYVRDLDVRLGLYRRIAALQEREDIDNLRMELDDRFGEPTIEVDNLLEIVVIKALCRKAGIVKLDAGPRGAIVSFRGDSFVNPAGLVDWIASQAGTVKLRPDHKVVVMRSWEKVDVRLAGSRDLAQAIAGIAEATAQAA; encoded by the coding sequence GTGAAAACTATCGGACAACGCCTCTCATCCTCGGCAAGGAATGTGATTTGCGGTGCCCCGGAGGGTGTCGACGTGACAGTGCTCGCGACCCTGGTTCGCGAGAGCCCGGAACGCGACATCGTGGTGGTCCTGCGCACCGCCGAGCGCGCCCAGAGGCTGGCGGATGCTCTCGGGTTCTTTGCGCCGGAGACACCGGTCGTCTCGTTCCCGGCCTGGGATTGCCTGCCCTACGACCGAGTCTCGCCGCACCCAACGATCGCAGGCGAACGTCTCGCGGTGATGGGCGATCTCTGCGAGCGCCCGGCTGGCGAAGGCACCCTGGTACTGACCACGGCAGGTGCCATGGTTCAGCGCGTTCCGCCGCCCGATGCCATCGGGCCGCTGCGCAAACGCCTGAACGTCAGCGAAGAAACCGATACGCAGGACCTCGTGCGTCGCCTTGTCGCCATGGGCTACCACCGGGTGAGCACAGTGATGGAGCCGGGCGACGTCTCGCTGCGCGGCGACATCATGGACATCTACCCGCCGGGCGCTGCCGAACCCGCTAGGATCGAGTTCTTCGGCGATGAGATCGAGCGGATCCGGAACTTCGATCCCCTGAGCCAGCGCTCGTCGGGGAAACGCGACAGCGTCGTTCTCGATCCGGCCAGCGAAGCGTTGCTGGACGAGGATTCGATCAACCGCTTCCGCGCAGGCTGGCGCGAGCTTTTCGGCATTGGCACGACCGACGATCCTGTCTACGAAGCCGTCGCGGCCGGGGCACGCCATCCCGGCATGGAGCACTGGCTGGGACTTTTTCACAGCCGCCTGGAGCCCTTTCTCGCCTATCTCGACGACCCGCTCGTGGTTCTCGACCATCGCGTCATCGAGGCCAGAGACACCCGTCTGGAAACGGTCCGGGATCACTTCGGGCACCGTCGGGAAGATGTGGGTGTCGGCATGGCCGACGGGGCACCGACCTATCACGCGGTCGAGCCCGAACGGCTCTATCTCACCGAGCTGGCCTGGGACAACATGCTGGCAGACAAGACGGTCGTTGAACTCTCGCCGTTTTCGGAACCGCCGTCCGGTGAAGTCAACGTGCTGGAGGCGGGCGGTCGGCAGGGCCACGAGTTCAGCGCCGAGCGCCAGCAGAGCAATGTCAATCTGTTCGATGCCGTTGTCGGCCATGTCCGCGAGCATCACGCCGACAACCGCCGTGTCGTCGTCTCCGGCCTCTCGGTCGGCAGTCGCAACCGGCTTGCGCGCTTGCTGAACGAACACGGCATCGATCATGTTGAGCAGATCGCGACCGTGGAGGGGCTCGAGGGGCTGGATCGCAGCAAGGTTGCAGCGGCCGTGACCGGCCTGGAGCGGGGGTTCGTCAGCCACGACCTGGCGCTCATCACCGAACAGGACATTCTGGGCGACCGGATCGCCCGCACATCGCGGCGGCGCACACGTCGCGACACCGAGCGTTTCCTTGAAGAGGCATCGCAACTCTCCGAGGGCGACATCATCGTCCATGTCGAACATGGCATCGGACGTTTCGACGGCCTCCAGACCCTCAGGCTCGGCGAGGCGCCGCACGACTGCCTGCGTCTGGTCTACGACGGCGACGACAAGCTCTTCGTACCGGTCGAGAATGTCGATGTGCTGTCGCGCTATGGCTCTCACGACACCGTCGTGCAGCTCGACAGGCTGGGCGGTGCGAGCTGGCAGTCGCGCCGCGCCCGCCTGAAGGAGCGCATCACGGAAATGGCGGGCGAACTCCTGAAAGTCGCCGCCGAACGCAAGACCCGGCCCGGCCCGGCCATGCGTGCAACCCATGGCCTCTATCAGGAATTCGCGGCGCGCTTCCCGTTCCAGGAGACCGACGATCAGGAGAAGGCGATTGAGGAGGTGATCGACGATCTCGGGTCCGGACGCGCCATGGATCGGCTGATCTGCGGCGACGTCGGTTTCGGCAAGACCGAGGTCGCCCTGCGCGCGGCCTTCGTTGCGGTCATGGAGGGCTTCCAGGTTGCCGTCGTGGTGCCGACGACCCTGTTGGCGCGACAACATCACGCGACCTTCGCCGGGCGCTTCGAGGGGCTGCCGGTAGAGCTTCGCCAGCTGTCGCGCTTCGTCACGACGAAGGAAGCGCACGAGACCAGGAACCTCCTGGAAAGCGGCAAGGTCGACATCGTTGTCGGAACCCACGCGCTGCTCGCCAGGGATGTCTCGTTCAGGAACATGGGGCTCCTGATCATCGACGAGGAGCAGCACTTCGGCGTGGCGCACAAGGAACGCCTGAAGCAGATGAAGGCGAATGTGCATGTCCTGACCCTGACAGCGACGCCGATCCCGCGCACCCTTCAGATGTCGCTGATCGGCGTGAAGGACCTCAGCCTGATCGCCACGGCCCCGGTCGACCGGCTGGCTGTGCGCACCTTTGTCGGGCCCTTCGATTCGGTCACCGTGCGCGAAGCCATCCGTCGCGAGCAGTTGCGGGGTGGCCAGGCCTATTTCGTCTGTCCACGCATCGCGGATCTCCAGAGGGTCCACAAACAGCTTGAGGAGCTGATCCCCGAGGCGCGTTTCGCCGTGGCCCACGGCCAGATGGCCAGCACCGAACTCGAGAAGATCATGGGTGCCTTCTACGACGGCGAGGTCGACGTGCTGATCTCGACCACGATCGTGGAGTCGGGCCTCGACATTCCCAACGTCAACACCATGGTTGTCTATCGTGCCGACATGTTCGGCCTGGCCCAGCTCTATCAGCTGCGCGGCCGAATCGGACGGTCCAGGACACGGGCCTATGCCTATCTCACGCTTCCCCCGGGCAAGCGCGTGACCCAGACGGCGCATCGGCGGCTGGAGGTTCTGTCGCGCCTCGACACGCTGGGTGCCGGCTTCAGCCTCGCCAGTCATGATCTCGACATCCGTGGCGCGGGCAACCTCCTGGGAACCGAGCAATCGGGCCATATCAGGGAGGTCGGCATCGAGCTCTACCAGCAGATGCTGGAGGAGGCCGTGCAGGCGTTGCGCGCCGAGCGGGAAGGGGTGGCACCGCATGCCGCCCATACCTGGTCACCGGAGGTGGCCGTCGGATCGGCCGTGCTCATACCGGACAACTACGTCCGCGATCTTGATGTCCGGCTTGGCCTCTACCGGCGCATCGCGGCCCTGCAAGAGCGCGAAGACATCGACAACCTGCGCATGGAACTGGACGACCGCTTCGGTGAGCCGACCATCGAGGTCGACAACCTGCTGGAGATCGTCGTGATCAAGGCATTGTGCCGCAAGGCGGGCATAGTCAAACTCGATGCCGGGCCGCGCGGCGCGATCGTCAGCTTCCGCGGCGACAGCTTCGTCAATCCGGCCGGCCTCGTCGACTGGATCGCGAGCCAGGCCGGTACGGTCAAACTGCGTCCCGACCACAAGGTTGTAGTCATGCGGAGCTGGGAGAAGGTCGACGTACGGCTTGCCGGTTCGCGGGACCTGGCGCAGGCCATCGCCGGCATCGCCGAGGCCACCGCGCAGGCCGCCTGA